The Apibacter raozihei genome contains a region encoding:
- a CDS encoding C-type lectin domain-containing protein: MKIYSTLLIFFFTWSLYSQVGIGVEDPHPSAILEVSSSNKGFLGPKVELKNVNDTLTVIKPAEGLLVYNSSVIHTADPETSLQKGYYFWNGLRWEVLGNGIHYDLVENTQNNKFNTLGYEPSGKVSEVPATVTGYPCYNSTSASTCTIYKRTCSQWTEAQGGNGHWYCSFGVNQQNPTGGSSGRNVTWAQAFAFAQRMGGYLATVTTQDEWNWLKSNAGSASSGSSGLLQGFYYPIWLGLNKVTYSGNNLEYTWITGENSSQWGIQSKPFGDWQNTSEPNNSNSTEGCVHTLSSNHSAASKWNDLNCVSNNNYGRRFALILVEFDQ; this comes from the coding sequence ATGAAAATATACAGTACATTATTAATCTTTTTTTTCACTTGGTCATTATATTCACAAGTAGGGATTGGTGTAGAAGATCCACATCCTTCCGCCATACTGGAAGTATCATCATCAAACAAAGGTTTTTTAGGACCTAAAGTTGAATTGAAAAATGTCAATGATACACTCACTGTAATTAAACCGGCTGAAGGACTATTGGTATATAATAGCTCTGTAATACATACGGCAGATCCTGAAACCAGTTTGCAAAAAGGATATTATTTTTGGAATGGATTACGATGGGAAGTTTTAGGAAATGGAATTCATTATGATTTAGTAGAAAATACTCAAAATAACAAATTCAATACCCTTGGGTACGAGCCTTCCGGTAAAGTTTCTGAAGTACCTGCAACTGTTACGGGCTACCCGTGTTATAACTCTACATCAGCATCTACGTGCACCATTTATAAACGAACCTGTTCGCAATGGACAGAAGCACAAGGCGGAAACGGACATTGGTACTGTTCATTCGGAGTAAATCAGCAAAATCCAACCGGCGGTAGTAGCGGACGAAATGTAACATGGGCTCAGGCCTTTGCTTTTGCACAAAGAATGGGAGGATATTTGGCAACAGTGACCACCCAGGATGAATGGAACTGGCTTAAAAGCAATGCGGGAAGTGCATCAAGTGGTAGTTCTGGTTTGTTACAGGGATTTTACTATCCTATTTGGTTAGGGTTAAACAAGGTAACTTATAGTGGAAATAATCTAGAATACACATGGATTACCGGAGAAAACTCAAGTCAGTGGGGAATTCAATCCAAGCCCTTTGGAGATTGGCAGAATACATCAGAACCCAATAACAGCAATTCAACCGAAGGTTGTGTCCATACATTGTCCAGCAATCATTCTGCTGCAAGTAAATGGAATGATCTCAATTGTGTAAGTAATAATAATTACGGTAGAAGATTTGCTCTTATTCTGGTAGAGTTTGATCAGTAA
- the pdxS gene encoding pyridoxal 5'-phosphate synthase lyase subunit PdxS: MGENRYELNKNLAQMLKGGVIMDVSTPEQARIAEAAGAAAVMALERIPADIRAVGGVSRMSDPKMIKGIQAAVSIPVMAKIRIGHFVEAQILEALEIDYIDESEVLTPADDKYHVNKTKFKVPFVCGAKNLGEALRRIQEGAAMIRSKGEPGTGDVVQAVRHLRAMSEGIRRIQGMYEDELFNEAKELQVPYDLVKYVHENGKLPVVNFAAGGVATPADAALMMQLGAEGVFVGSGIFKSGDPERRAEAIVKAVTNFNKPEVLLEVSEDLGEAMVGINEAEIELLMAERGK; the protein is encoded by the coding sequence ATGGGAGAAAACAGGTATGAATTAAATAAAAATTTAGCTCAAATGTTAAAAGGAGGGGTAATTATGGATGTTTCAACTCCAGAGCAGGCGCGTATAGCAGAAGCAGCTGGTGCTGCTGCAGTTATGGCATTAGAAAGAATTCCGGCAGACATTAGAGCGGTAGGTGGAGTTTCCCGAATGAGTGATCCTAAAATGATCAAAGGAATACAAGCAGCAGTAAGCATTCCGGTTATGGCAAAGATCAGAATCGGGCATTTTGTTGAAGCTCAAATTTTGGAAGCATTGGAAATTGATTACATAGACGAAAGCGAAGTGTTAACCCCTGCAGATGATAAATACCATGTGAATAAAACTAAATTTAAAGTTCCGTTTGTTTGTGGAGCTAAAAATTTAGGTGAGGCTCTAAGACGTATACAGGAAGGTGCTGCCATGATTCGTTCTAAAGGAGAACCTGGTACTGGCGATGTAGTACAGGCCGTTCGTCACCTTAGAGCAATGAGTGAAGGAATAAGAAGAATACAGGGAATGTATGAGGATGAACTTTTTAATGAAGCTAAGGAACTGCAAGTACCTTACGATTTAGTTAAATATGTTCATGAAAACGGGAAATTGCCGGTTGTTAATTTTGCCGCTGGAGGAGTTGCTACCCCTGCAGATGCAGCTTTAATGATGCAGTTGGGAGCTGAAGGAGTATTTGTCGGATCTGGTATCTTTAAATCAGGAGATCCTGAACGAAGAGCTGAAGCTATAGTAAAAGCAGTTACTAATTTTAATAAGCCTGAAGTTTTACTTGAAGTCTCTGAAGATTTAGGAGAAGCAATGGTAGGAATTAATGAAGCTGAAATAGAATTGTTAATGGCTGAAAGAGGAAAATAA
- a CDS encoding DUF6702 family protein encodes MKKIILSIIPLALLAIFAFYSSEFYTSITKVEYVSNNKTLKISSKVNAAHIEQAVGKKTDASDFDSSLSKYLQNNVKISVNDSPVNYSFSSKNKDGNVVWIYYEVAGVDNISSITMKNTLLLDKFPEQQNFTNFIINGQKKSFVCKKGSESGKVNF; translated from the coding sequence ATGAAAAAAATTATTCTTTCAATTATACCCCTGGCTTTACTTGCCATATTTGCTTTTTATTCCAGTGAATTTTACACCTCTATAACTAAAGTTGAATATGTAAGTAATAATAAAACGTTAAAAATATCTTCTAAAGTAAATGCCGCTCATATTGAACAGGCTGTAGGTAAAAAAACGGATGCCAGCGATTTTGATTCTTCTTTGAGCAAATATCTGCAGAATAATGTAAAAATAAGTGTTAATGATTCTCCAGTAAACTATTCTTTTTCTTCTAAAAATAAAGATGGGAATGTGGTGTGGATTTATTATGAAGTAGCTGGTGTAGATAACATTTCTTCAATTACTATGAAAAATACGCTACTACTTGATAAGTTTCCTGAACAACAGAATTTTACAAACTTTATAATCAACGGTCAGAAAAAATCATTTGTTTGTAAAAAAGGTTCTGAAAGCGGAAAAGTAAATTTTTAA
- the pdxT gene encoding pyridoxal 5'-phosphate synthase glutaminase subunit PdxT, whose amino-acid sequence MKIGVLALQGAFIEHRKKLTELGADSFEIRNKFDLSESMDGLILPGGESTVMGKLLYDLDMLDDLKSKIKEGLPVFGTCAGLILLAKKIEGSQESFLNVMDITVKRNAYGRQLGSFFAEAQFTGIGNIPMTFIRAPYISELSDSVTVLSEVGGNIVAASEKNILGTSYHPELTSSNQVHKYFLDNFCY is encoded by the coding sequence ATGAAAATAGGAGTATTGGCTCTGCAAGGAGCTTTTATTGAGCATAGAAAAAAATTAACTGAATTAGGGGCAGATTCTTTCGAAATCAGAAATAAATTTGATTTATCAGAATCCATGGATGGACTTATTTTGCCAGGAGGAGAAAGTACTGTTATGGGTAAGTTATTATATGATTTAGATATGTTAGACGATTTAAAGTCTAAAATAAAAGAGGGATTACCTGTCTTTGGTACATGTGCAGGACTTATTCTTTTAGCAAAAAAAATAGAAGGTAGTCAAGAGTCATTTTTAAACGTTATGGATATAACAGTGAAACGCAATGCCTATGGAAGACAATTAGGAAGTTTTTTTGCAGAAGCGCAATTTACAGGTATAGGAAATATACCCATGACATTTATTAGAGCACCTTATATTTCAGAATTATCAGATAGTGTCACAGTGTTATCTGAAGTAGGAGGAAATATTGTTGCAGCAAGTGAAAAAAATATTTTAGGAACTTCCTATCATCCGGAATTAACTTCATCAAATCAGGTACACAAATATTTTCTTGATAATTTTTGTTACTAG
- a CDS encoding helix-turn-helix transcriptional regulator codes for MYKKIIITGDFGSYNTPILKMIEELGSTTAEQVFTPKDAISNIRNAFLKNSNYELLITDLSASESSEHLICEKKEFIHQVKKEFPDIKIIVFSVESDIYKIQSLFETHDIDGFVTKGPKDIDDLKEIITEIYKGGKHISYKNTNFYEFTNQDIEIASLLAKGMTIEEISAYLKKNEINPNSESYINKRLMILRQQTGASNTTHLLFILANWGLIE; via the coding sequence ATGTACAAAAAAATTATAATCACAGGTGATTTTGGCAGTTACAATACACCTATTCTCAAAATGATTGAGGAATTAGGTTCTACTACTGCTGAACAAGTTTTCACTCCAAAAGACGCTATTTCAAATATTAGAAATGCTTTTTTAAAGAATTCCAACTACGAACTACTAATTACTGATTTATCTGCTTCTGAATCATCTGAACATCTTATCTGTGAAAAAAAAGAATTTATCCATCAGGTCAAAAAAGAATTTCCGGATATAAAAATTATTGTTTTCTCAGTTGAAAGTGACATTTATAAAATTCAGTCATTATTTGAAACTCATGACATTGATGGATTCGTAACTAAAGGGCCTAAAGATATTGATGATTTAAAAGAGATAATTACCGAAATTTATAAAGGAGGGAAGCATATTTCATATAAAAATACCAATTTTTATGAATTTACAAATCAGGACATTGAAATAGCAAGCTTATTGGCTAAGGGAATGACTATTGAAGAAATATCTGCGTATTTAAAAAAAAATGAGATAAACCCCAATAGTGAAAGTTATATAAATAAAAGGCTCATGATACTCAGACAGCAGACAGGCGCGAGCAACACTACCCATTTACTTTTTATTCTTGCTAATTGGGGGCTTATTGAATGA
- a CDS encoding C-type lectin domain-containing protein, which yields MNKYIVFFFICTFYNYVNSQLVIYSLETMEEPDGSAMLEIQTSDKGLLLPQLALTSLTDTSFISGTVPEGLMIYNINENQGIELYAGYYFWSGSSWKGMGILQRDITVSDVFETNVLGYDPLGTGETSPAVLSVNGITATKDICAKWIPEEGGNNHSYCVYTLDTSADWAQSFNIAKALSGYLPTITSDREWDFIHLNNIKSNTSDLTSNNFWLGYNRRGFLNNDGSSDSAVKFRYSWITGEIDKTNWTTGSVESQFDNLDFENSDVSSKNCGYIYLNNNGGNSWGATDCTLSNANHLIVEFNS from the coding sequence ATGAATAAATATATTGTTTTCTTTTTTATATGCACCTTTTATAACTATGTTAATTCGCAACTTGTCATTTATTCGCTCGAAACTATGGAAGAACCAGATGGTTCTGCTATGCTGGAAATACAAACTTCCGATAAAGGTTTATTATTACCACAGCTAGCCCTAACATCTTTAACAGATACTTCCTTTATATCAGGTACTGTTCCTGAGGGGTTAATGATTTATAATATCAACGAAAATCAGGGAATTGAGCTTTATGCAGGATATTACTTCTGGTCAGGTAGCTCATGGAAAGGTATGGGCATTTTACAAAGAGATATCACTGTTTCAGATGTGTTTGAAACTAATGTTTTAGGTTATGATCCCTTAGGTACCGGTGAAACGTCGCCCGCTGTATTATCTGTAAATGGTATTACTGCAACTAAAGATATATGTGCAAAATGGATTCCTGAAGAAGGAGGCAACAATCATTCATATTGTGTATATACTCTTGATACGTCGGCTGATTGGGCGCAATCATTCAATATAGCTAAGGCCTTGAGTGGATACTTACCCACCATTACTTCTGATAGAGAATGGGATTTTATACATTTAAACAATATAAAGTCAAATACAAGTGATTTAACATCAAATAACTTTTGGTTAGGATATAATCGAAGAGGATTTCTTAATAATGATGGCAGTTCTGATTCTGCAGTTAAATTCAGGTATTCCTGGATTACCGGAGAAATTGATAAAACTAATTGGACTACAGGTTCCGTAGAATCTCAGTTTGATAATCTGGATTTTGAAAATTCAGATGTAAGTAGCAAAAATTGTGGATATATTTATCTGAATAATAATGGAGGAAATTCATGGGGAGCAACAGATTGTACTCTCTCAAATGCTAATCATCTTATCGTAGAGTTTAATAGTTAA
- a CDS encoding LOG family protein produces MDNSEDNQLITHKFKQKNWNEIKTKNSWMLFKIMAEFTNGFETMTKIGPCVSIFGSARSLPENPYYQMAEDISYKLTKLGFGIITGGGPGIMEAGNKGAQAAGGKSIGLNIELPFETGSNAYVDHKLSMNFTYFFVRKVMFLKYSQGFIVMPGGFGTMDELFEALTLIQTKKTGKFPIILVGSEYWKGLLDWLRNSMLQDNYIKEQDFSLFRLVDTADEAVEHIRAFYDKYSIKQNF; encoded by the coding sequence ATGGATAATTCAGAAGATAATCAACTAATTACTCATAAGTTCAAGCAAAAAAACTGGAACGAAATTAAAACTAAAAACAGCTGGATGCTTTTTAAGATAATGGCTGAATTTACGAACGGATTTGAAACTATGACCAAAATAGGTCCATGCGTATCTATTTTCGGATCGGCGCGTTCACTACCAGAAAACCCTTACTACCAAATGGCTGAAGACATTTCCTACAAACTTACTAAGCTAGGATTCGGAATCATTACCGGCGGCGGCCCTGGAATTATGGAAGCGGGAAATAAAGGAGCTCAGGCTGCAGGAGGTAAATCTATAGGACTTAATATTGAATTACCTTTTGAAACTGGAAGTAATGCCTATGTTGATCATAAATTAAGTATGAATTTTACTTATTTTTTTGTCAGAAAAGTTATGTTTTTAAAATATTCCCAAGGATTTATTGTGATGCCCGGAGGTTTTGGTACTATGGATGAACTTTTTGAAGCTCTGACTTTGATTCAAACGAAAAAAACAGGTAAATTTCCAATCATTCTGGTAGGTTCTGAGTATTGGAAAGGCTTACTTGACTGGCTAAGAAATTCTATGTTACAAGATAACTATATTAAAGAACAAGACTTTAGCTTGTTCCGGCTGGTAGATACAGCCGATGAAGCTGTAGAACATATACGTGCTTTCTACGATAAATACAGTATTAAACAAAACTTCTGA
- a CDS encoding lipocalin family protein, producing MKNLMFIGILSMFFFYSCSSTNPTAVNRPSQRDIRGTWNLDKVTYSETMVKVKAFDAYDAQCLTNSTWYFIANNNTGNFTLSGGAGCPSGVQNFTWYVDKQDMFILKLLNEGDKARKVTTGTTYLFKNISENEFNLSQVISGVTITYHFTKLASGKLK from the coding sequence ATGAAAAATTTAATGTTTATAGGAATTTTGAGTATGTTTTTTTTCTACTCTTGTTCCAGCACGAATCCAACAGCTGTAAACAGACCTTCTCAAAGGGATATCAGAGGAACCTGGAATCTTGATAAAGTTACATATTCTGAAACTATGGTTAAGGTTAAAGCCTTTGATGCTTATGACGCTCAGTGTTTAACTAACAGTACGTGGTATTTTATTGCCAATAATAATACGGGTAATTTTACTTTATCCGGAGGAGCAGGCTGCCCAAGCGGAGTACAAAATTTTACCTGGTATGTTGATAAACAAGACATGTTTATTTTAAAACTGTTAAATGAAGGGGATAAAGCGCGTAAAGTTACAACCGGAACTACCTATCTGTTTAAAAATATTTCAGAAAACGAATTCAATCTTAGCCAAGTAATAAGTGGTGTAACCATTACGTACCATTTCACAAAATTAGCTTCAGGAAAATTAAAATAA
- a CDS encoding C-type lectin domain-containing protein produces MKQLITIGLFNSLVMPSLYAQVGIGTDSPSSASMLEVSSGEKKNLGFLGPKVKLVDSSLSEPINNPKKGLIIYNTETVSDLTPGYYFWNGMQWRTMTEKKTYTKYYVDGIRVAVLGYYPYGDGNKSPDVIEYSNIQATKMECVKNSTNTGFASHSYCGYKINREIDFEEAFNLAKTAGGFLPVITTSEEWNYLKTNLVTTNTSDIWIGYSRAQYPGTVWNNQYIWITGERSKIGWSQTTNTGAPIETNFAPSESFSGDCSYISGNSTNKYWQTRDCNTAANTTYLIVELLN; encoded by the coding sequence ATGAAACAACTTATAACGATAGGCTTGTTTAATAGCCTTGTTATGCCCTCTCTCTATGCGCAGGTTGGAATAGGAACAGACTCACCCAGTTCGGCTTCCATGTTGGAAGTCTCGAGTGGGGAAAAGAAAAATTTAGGTTTTTTAGGACCCAAAGTAAAATTAGTAGATTCGAGCTTGTCTGAACCTATTAATAACCCTAAAAAAGGCTTGATTATCTATAACACTGAAACTGTATCGGACTTAACTCCTGGTTATTATTTCTGGAATGGAATGCAATGGCGAACCATGACAGAAAAAAAAACATATACCAAGTATTATGTTGACGGTATCAGAGTAGCCGTACTAGGATATTATCCATACGGAGATGGAAACAAATCTCCGGATGTTATTGAGTATAGCAATATTCAGGCCACAAAAATGGAATGTGTAAAAAATAGTACCAATACAGGATTTGCTTCTCATTCATATTGTGGATATAAGATAAATCGTGAAATTGACTTTGAGGAAGCATTTAACCTTGCAAAAACAGCCGGAGGTTTTTTACCTGTTATTACAACAAGTGAAGAATGGAATTACTTGAAAACAAACTTGGTAACAACAAACACAAGTGACATTTGGATAGGTTACAGCAGGGCTCAATATCCCGGAACTGTTTGGAATAACCAGTATATATGGATAACAGGAGAACGTAGTAAAATTGGTTGGTCGCAGACTACCAATACCGGAGCTCCCATAGAAACTAATTTTGCACCTTCAGAATCTTTTTCCGGAGATTGCTCATATATAAGTGGTAACAGTACCAATAAATACTGGCAAACAAGAGACTGTAATACTGCAGCTAATACCACTTATTTAATTGTTGAACTTTTAAATTAA
- a CDS encoding OmpA family protein, whose product MKTIYTKLTLILLSVSVLLSCNANNTQKGAGIGAVAGGVLGAVIGNNVGNKNNAALGAVIGAAVGGTTGGLIGNKMDKQAREIQQSIPGASVERVGEGIKVVLNENAIRFDFDKATLTTAAQQNLDKIITVFKQYPDTNIGIYGYTDSKGADQYNLNLSEKRAQSVASYLTGHGINASRLTTKGYGKADPIGDNATDAGRALNRRVEFSITANEKMVREAQEQANK is encoded by the coding sequence ATGAAAACAATCTATACAAAATTAACCCTTATTCTGTTATCTGTAAGCGTATTGCTATCTTGTAACGCTAATAACACTCAAAAAGGAGCTGGTATCGGTGCTGTTGCCGGTGGAGTTTTAGGTGCTGTTATCGGTAATAATGTAGGTAATAAAAACAATGCCGCTTTAGGTGCAGTAATAGGTGCAGCTGTGGGAGGTACTACAGGTGGGCTTATTGGGAACAAAATGGATAAACAGGCACGAGAAATTCAGCAAAGTATTCCCGGAGCCAGTGTTGAACGTGTGGGTGAAGGAATTAAAGTGGTTTTAAATGAAAATGCTATCCGATTTGATTTCGATAAAGCAACTTTAACAACCGCAGCTCAGCAAAATCTTGATAAAATTATCACTGTTTTCAAACAATACCCTGATACTAATATCGGTATTTACGGATACACTGATTCAAAGGGTGCTGATCAATACAATTTAAACCTATCTGAAAAAAGAGCACAAAGTGTAGCTTCATATTTAACAGGACACGGAATCAACGCAAGCCGTTTAACTACTAAAGGTTATGGTAAAGCTGATCCTATAGGAGACAATGCTACTGATGCGGGGAGAGCTTTAAACAGAAGAGTTGAATTTTCCATAACAGCTAACGAAAAAATGGTTCGTGAAGCTCAGGAACAAGCAAATAAATAA
- a CDS encoding SDR family NAD(P)-dependent oxidoreductase codes for MDLELKGKTALVTGSTAGIGYATAVGLLKEGVKVFINGREKEKLKEVLKKIRKEVPDADVDAVAADFSKDEDIESLIKKVDQVDILVNNVGVYGEQPFETTSDEEWMRDFKINVMSGVHLSRHYIPGMKKKKWGRIIFISSESAINIPEDMILYGVTKTALLSLSRGLAKSLRGTQITVNSILPGPTWSAGNLKGMEKTAKEKNITVEEASFEFVKEKRPDSIIQRFAQPEEVANLVVYTASPRASATTGAALRVDGGVVNTAF; via the coding sequence ATGGATTTAGAATTAAAAGGAAAAACAGCCTTGGTTACTGGTTCAACAGCAGGCATAGGATATGCAACCGCCGTAGGACTTTTGAAAGAAGGAGTAAAAGTATTTATCAACGGACGTGAAAAAGAAAAATTAAAAGAAGTATTAAAAAAAATTCGTAAAGAAGTTCCAGATGCTGATGTGGATGCAGTTGCGGCAGATTTTTCCAAAGATGAAGATATAGAGTCTCTTATTAAAAAAGTTGATCAGGTAGACATTCTTGTAAATAACGTTGGTGTTTATGGTGAACAACCTTTTGAGACAACCTCTGATGAAGAGTGGATGCGTGATTTTAAAATTAATGTTATGAGCGGGGTTCATTTGTCAAGGCATTATATACCAGGTATGAAAAAGAAAAAATGGGGTAGAATCATATTTATATCCAGTGAGTCTGCAATAAATATTCCCGAAGATATGATTCTGTATGGAGTAACTAAAACGGCTCTTTTATCCCTTAGCCGGGGATTGGCTAAAAGTTTACGAGGTACACAGATTACAGTAAATTCCATTTTGCCTGGTCCAACCTGGTCTGCGGGTAATCTGAAAGGAATGGAAAAAACAGCAAAAGAGAAAAATATAACTGTTGAAGAAGCATCTTTTGAATTTGTAAAGGAGAAAAGACCGGATTCGATTATACAAAGATTTGCACAGCCGGAAGAAGTTGCTAATCTGGTGGTTTATACTGCCAGTCCCAGAGCTTCTGCCACTACCGGTGCAGCCTTGCGGGTAGATGGAGGTGTTGTTAATACAGCATTTTAA
- a CDS encoding ATP-binding cassette domain-containing protein has product METHDIIISGAKENNLKNISLVIPKGKITAFTGVSGSGKSSLVFDIVATESQRLLSETYSSYIRHRMMAKYTKPEVDKIENLAVAIVIDQKRIEGNSRSTVGTITDIYALLRLLYSRVGEPFVGYSNIFSFNNPQGMCPRCEGLGKVNTIDLTRIINKDKSLNEGAIEFPTFEPGKWRWIRYAYTGLFDRDKKLGEYSEEEWHNLLYAEKVKLKNPDPKFPKTAVYEGLLPRFERSFFKNEGRLKTGKVAERFNEIAVEGECPLCHGKRLSQEVLKCKIQGKDIADCCSLQIDDLLDFLKSIKINPVIKPILEELMPMLENLILIGLSYLTLNRITPTLSGGESQRIKLVRHLGSSLTDLIYIFDEPSIGLHPSDVHKLNKLLIELKEKGNTVLVVEHDPDVIALAEHIVDMGPNAGRNGGEVVYKGSLKGLLKSGTRTGNYLSEPKSIKTQYRKPKGYMDLSHVNLHNLKDVSTRIPEEVVTVITGVAGSGKSSLIKAFLSRNPEVIMIDQSVLRGSRRSTPATYTGIMDTIREMFSKQNKVKASLFSNFSEGACPECKGNGIISTDLAFMDSVEVICDSCNGSGFKNEVLHYLLNGKNIVEVLGLSVEEALGFFTEPAITSALERLYEVGLEYLTLGQSLNTLSGGERQRLKLANELGNKGNCYVFDEPTTGLHGSDIAKLMKLFDRLSDNKNTLIIIEHNLDVIAKADWLIDVGPGAGRDGGKIIFEGYPKDIIKLSDNKTGYYLKHYVNI; this is encoded by the coding sequence ATGGAAACTCATGATATTATAATATCCGGAGCTAAAGAAAATAATTTGAAAAATATTTCTTTGGTAATACCTAAAGGAAAAATAACTGCTTTCACTGGCGTATCAGGTTCAGGGAAATCTTCTTTAGTTTTTGATATTGTAGCTACTGAATCACAACGTTTGCTAAGCGAAACTTATAGTAGCTATATACGACATAGAATGATGGCTAAGTACACGAAACCGGAAGTTGATAAAATAGAAAACCTTGCAGTAGCTATAGTTATAGATCAAAAACGAATCGAAGGTAATTCTCGCTCAACGGTTGGTACTATTACAGATATATATGCTTTATTAAGATTATTATATTCAAGAGTTGGAGAACCCTTTGTAGGTTATTCAAATATATTTTCATTCAATAATCCCCAAGGGATGTGTCCACGTTGTGAAGGTTTAGGAAAAGTAAATACGATAGATCTAACACGTATTATTAATAAAGATAAGTCATTAAACGAAGGAGCTATTGAATTTCCAACTTTTGAACCTGGAAAATGGAGATGGATACGGTATGCTTATACCGGTTTATTTGATAGAGACAAGAAGCTGGGTGAATACTCAGAAGAAGAATGGCATAATTTGTTATATGCAGAAAAAGTGAAGCTTAAAAACCCGGATCCAAAATTTCCTAAAACTGCTGTTTATGAAGGATTACTTCCCAGGTTTGAAAGAAGTTTTTTTAAAAATGAAGGAAGATTGAAAACCGGAAAAGTTGCAGAAAGATTCAATGAAATCGCTGTAGAAGGAGAATGTCCGTTATGCCATGGTAAAAGGCTCAGTCAGGAAGTGCTTAAATGCAAAATACAAGGAAAAGACATAGCAGATTGTTGTTCATTGCAGATTGATGATTTACTGGATTTTTTAAAAAGTATAAAAATAAATCCTGTCATAAAGCCGATATTAGAAGAGTTAATGCCAATGCTTGAGAATTTGATTCTTATAGGATTAAGTTATCTTACTTTAAATCGTATAACACCTACCTTATCAGGAGGAGAATCACAGCGCATTAAATTGGTACGTCACTTGGGAAGCAGTCTTACCGATCTAATTTATATTTTTGATGAACCCAGTATAGGCTTACATCCCAGTGATGTTCATAAATTAAACAAATTATTGATAGAACTTAAAGAAAAAGGCAATACGGTTTTAGTTGTTGAGCATGATCCAGATGTGATAGCGCTTGCCGAACATATTGTAGATATGGGGCCAAATGCCGGAAGAAATGGAGGAGAGGTTGTTTATAAAGGAAGTTTAAAGGGGTTATTAAAATCCGGTACCCGAACAGGTAACTATTTATCGGAACCAAAGTCTATAAAAACTCAATACCGAAAACCGAAAGGATATATGGATCTATCCCATGTAAATCTTCACAATTTAAAAGATGTTTCAACACGAATACCGGAAGAAGTAGTTACAGTAATCACAGGAGTAGCAGGATCAGGAAAATCTTCATTAATTAAAGCTTTTCTTTCTCGCAATCCGGAAGTAATTATGATTGATCAAAGTGTTTTAAGAGGATCCAGACGTTCAACACCAGCAACTTACACCGGAATTATGGATACTATCAGAGAGATGTTTTCCAAACAAAATAAAGTTAAAGCATCATTATTTAGTAATTTTTCTGAAGGAGCCTGTCCGGAATGTAAAGGAAATGGAATTATTTCCACTGATTTAGCATTTATGGACTCTGTAGAGGTTATCTGTGATTCATGTAATGGAAGTGGGTTTAAAAATGAAGTTTTACATTATTTACTAAATGGTAAAAACATTGTTGAGGTATTAGGATTATCCGTTGAAGAAGCTTTAGGTTTTTTTACCGAACCTGCGATTACATCAGCATTAGAGAGATTATATGAGGTTGGTTTGGAGTATTTAACGTTAGGACAGTCATTGAACACGCTTTCCGGAGGAGAAAGGCAGCGGTTAAAACTAGCCAATGAACTGGGTAATAAAGGAAACTGCTACGTTTTTGATGAACCCACCACAGGACTTCATGGTTCAGATATAGCGAAGCTTATGAAGCTTTTTGATCGTTTATCCGATAACAAAAATACATTAATTATTATTGAACATAATCTGGATGTAATAGCAAAAGCTGACTGGCTCATAGATGTAGGTCCCGGAGCCGGACGCGACGGAGGTAAAATTATTTTTGAAGGATATCCTAAAGATATAATTAAACTATCAGATAATAAAACCGGATATTATTTGAAACACTATGTTAATATATAA